A genomic stretch from Thauera sp. GDN1 includes:
- a CDS encoding ABC transporter ATP-binding protein, which yields MTVPAIRIHGVAKRYGALQALGGVDLEIGQGEFFGLLGPNGAGKTTLISALSGLVRPDSGSLAIMGHDVVADYRNARRNLGVVPQELVFDPFFSVRELLRIQSGYFGIRSNDDWIDEILASLDLTHKANANMRALSGGMKRRVLVAQALVHRPPVIVLDEPTAGVDVELRQGLWQFIRKLNRDGHTIVLTTHYLEEAETLCGRIAMLKAGRIVALDTTDNLLRRFATHSLRVRLAHPERGVVLGGSAAEGGWVEFAFDSYAEVETLLARLREAAAGLTEMQLGEPDLERVFVEVMNRA from the coding sequence ATGACCGTTCCCGCCATCCGCATCCACGGCGTCGCCAAGCGCTATGGCGCGCTGCAGGCGCTCGGCGGTGTCGACCTCGAGATCGGCCAGGGCGAGTTCTTCGGCCTGCTCGGCCCCAACGGTGCCGGCAAGACCACGCTGATCTCGGCGCTGTCGGGCCTTGTGCGTCCGGACAGCGGCTCGCTCGCGATCATGGGTCACGACGTGGTCGCCGACTACCGCAATGCCCGCCGCAATCTCGGCGTGGTGCCGCAGGAGCTGGTGTTCGATCCCTTCTTCTCGGTGCGCGAACTGTTGCGCATCCAGTCGGGCTACTTCGGCATCCGCAGCAACGACGACTGGATCGACGAGATCCTCGCCAGCCTGGACCTCACCCACAAGGCCAACGCCAACATGCGCGCGCTGTCGGGTGGCATGAAGCGGCGTGTGCTGGTGGCGCAGGCGCTGGTGCATCGGCCGCCGGTGATCGTGCTCGACGAGCCCACCGCCGGCGTGGATGTCGAACTGCGCCAGGGGCTGTGGCAGTTCATCCGCAAGCTCAACCGCGACGGCCACACCATCGTGCTGACCACACACTACCTCGAAGAGGCCGAGACCCTGTGCGGTCGGATCGCGATGCTTAAGGCCGGGCGCATCGTTGCGCTCGACACCACCGACAACCTGCTGCGCCGCTTCGCCACCCACAGCCTGCGCGTGCGCCTGGCGCATCCGGAGCGCGGCGTGGTGCTCGGCGGCAGTGCTGCCGAGGGCGGCTGGGTCGAGTTCGCGTTCGACAGCTACGCCGAGGTCGAGACCCTGCTCGCCCGCCTGCGCGAGGCCGCTGCCGGACTGACCGAAATGCAGCTCGGCGAGCCGGACCTCGAGCGCGTCTTCGTCGAGGTCATGAATCGTGCCTGA